In Solanum stenotomum isolate F172 unplaced genomic scaffold, ASM1918654v1 scaffold6733, whole genome shotgun sequence, a single genomic region encodes these proteins:
- the LOC125852914 gene encoding geraniol 8-hydroxylase-like, which produces MDYYTLVMGSSFALISIVYIIAKICSKGSKRLPPGPSPWTIIGNLHLLVTKPHISLANLAKIYGPIMSLKLGQITLVVISSSAMAKQVLQKQDLAFSTRFIPDALQAHNHYKFSAVWLPVSPQWRMLRRIMNINIFSTNRLDANQHLRSQKVNELLAYCEKCCQQGEAVDVGQIVFKTNLNLVSNTLFSKDLVHLYSDSKVELKDVIWGIADVAGKINLVDFFPILEKIDPQRIRYRTNILFGKLYKLFSDMINERLEEKKTKQSEKSDILEVLLNHSAENPQEMDQNFINSTLLDLCIGSIDTITSTLEWAMAETLGHPGIMKKAQAELAQVIGKGKPIEEADVSRLPYLQFIIKETLRLHPPAPFLIPRSVDEDVELCDYIIPKGSLVLVNAWAIGRDSSFWEDTLVFKPERFWNLELDLKKDFEMIPFGAGRRTCPGFSLASKLMPLMLGSILNSFNWKLEPKNLDMEEKFGSILAKAHPLRAIPSPL; this is translated from the exons ATGGATTACTATACACTTGTGATGGGATCAAGTTTTGCCTTGATCAGTATTGTTTATATTATAGCAAAAATATGTAGCAAAGGAAGCAAAAGACTTCCACCAGGGCCATCACCATGGACAATTATTGGAAATCTTCACTTGTTAGTTACAAAACCCCATATATCACTAGCCAATCTTGCAAAAATTTATGGTCCAATTATGAGTTTAAAATTAGGACAAATAACATTAGTGGTCATTTCTTCATCAGCTATGGCAAAACAAGTCCTGCAAAAACAAGACTTAGCCTTTTCCACTAGATTTATCCCTGATGCCCTTCAAGCACACAACCATTACAAATTCTCAGCAGTTTGGCTTCCTGTTTCTCCTCAATGGCGAATGCTTCGGAGAATCATGAACATAAATATCTTCTCTACCAATAGGCTTGATGCAAATCAACATCTAAGGTCACAAAAAGTGAATGAATTGCTTGCTTATTGTGAAAAATGTTGTCAACAAGGTGAAGCTGTGGATGTAGGTCAAATTGTTTTCAAGACTAATCTCAATTTAGTGTCAAACACCCTTTTCTCCAAGGATTTGGTTCATCTTTATTCGGATTCAAAG gttGAATTGAAGGACGTGATCTGGGGCATCGCTGATGTTGCTGGGAAGATCAACCTAGTGGATTTTTTCCCTATACTTGAAAAGATTGATCCTCAAAGAATAAGGTATCGCACAAACATCCTTTTTGGTAAGTTGTATAAACTCTTTAGTGATATGATCAATGAGCGGTTGGAAGAAAAGAAAACGAAGCAGAGTGAAAAGAGTGATATTTTAGAAGTGCTTCTCAACCACAGTGCAGAAAATCCCCAAGAGATggatcaaaattttataaattccacACTCCTG GACTTATGTATTGGTAGTATTGATACAATTACAAGCACGTTAGAATGGGCAATGGCAGAAACACTTGGACATCCAGGGATTATGAAGAAAGCCCAAGCTGAGCTTGCACAAGTCATTGGAAAAGGTAAACCAATAGAAGAAGCTGATGTATCTAGACTCCCTTACTTGCAATTTATCATCAAAGAAACATTAAGACTTCACCCACCAGCTCCATTCTTAATCCCCCGCAGTGTGGACGAAGATGTAGAATTGTGTGATTATATCATTCCAAAGGGTTCACTAGTACTAGTCAATGCATGGGCAATTGGTCGTGATTCTTCTTTTTGGGAGGACACTTTAGTGTTTAAACCTGAGAGATTCTGGAATTTAGAATTGGATCTGAAAAAAGATTTTGAGATGATTCCATTTGGTGCCGGACGAAGAACATGCCCTGGATTTTCATTGGCATCGAAATTGATGCCACTAATGTTGGGATCAATATTGAATTCGTTCAATTGGAAACTTGAGCCAAAAAACTTAGACATGGAGGAGAAATTTGGTTCCATCTTGGCCAAAGCTCATCCTTTGCGAGCTATCCCATCTCCTCTTTGA